A region from the Pseudomonas sp. P8_229 genome encodes:
- a CDS encoding S-type pyocin domain-containing protein produces the protein MSGYVPNPPKGYRNSGVEPVDIHAQRWAEYKDLPSKEDAKPDSLGCVFAKSCDLPDGVIDHKQPAGFIPVETIGNFGELAILGGSETDAQGNIPLKKISGNALPTALGTLLLGAGAATAGVSCGGLCTAGAAVAGGSATTGVGAATGATTGALTTGVVAGFFGGIVAMLWPSSLGDGSLYTEEQLQSLKQGRTRVRLHVEQQADGTLKGYGYNTQSRTDWEMIPVVQFVEQASQQVADFGDGVTLIWTPAVDPSSTSGIPPLEGAPQVPQIWVYPPSEKADSIIVNPIYPPEYKDFILVFPADSGVQPLYIVMNVRRKPGTVTGQGQDVVGIWLAGTGVGLGVPVPSQIADQLRGREFKDFDTFRQTFWEFVAKDPELSQQFNERNLKGMLNGLAPVTPRAGHAGKRIAFELHHIELIKDGGAVYDTDNINVVTPRRHIDIHRGVE, from the coding sequence GTGAGCGGATACGTACCAAACCCGCCGAAGGGCTATCGCAATAGCGGCGTTGAGCCTGTCGATATCCACGCCCAGCGTTGGGCTGAATACAAAGACCTCCCCTCCAAAGAAGACGCCAAACCAGACAGCTTGGGCTGCGTGTTCGCCAAGAGCTGCGATCTTCCAGACGGTGTGATCGACCACAAGCAACCAGCCGGGTTTATCCCCGTTGAAACGATCGGTAATTTTGGCGAGCTTGCCATTCTCGGCGGAAGTGAGACAGACGCACAGGGAAACATTCCCCTAAAGAAAATCAGTGGTAATGCGCTACCCACTGCACTGGGAACGCTCCTGTTGGGCGCAGGTGCTGCAACTGCTGGCGTGTCATGTGGTGGCCTGTGTACTGCCGGGGCTGCTGTTGCTGGTGGTAGTGCTACAACGGGTGTAGGTGCTGCCACCGGGGCTACTACTGGCGCACTTACGACAGGTGTAGTCGCCGGGTTCTTCGGAGGAATAGTCGCAATGCTGTGGCCTTCCAGTTTGGGCGATGGCAGCCTGTACACAGAAGAACAGCTTCAATCCCTCAAACAAGGACGCACCCGTGTGCGATTGCATGTCGAGCAGCAGGCCGATGGCACCTTAAAAGGATACGGGTACAACACACAGAGCCGCACTGACTGGGAGATGATTCCGGTGGTGCAATTCGTTGAGCAAGCCTCTCAGCAGGTGGCAGACTTTGGCGATGGTGTAACCCTGATATGGACGCCAGCCGTTGACCCGTCCAGCACATCAGGAATCCCACCGTTAGAGGGTGCACCTCAAGTCCCGCAGATCTGGGTTTATCCGCCGTCCGAAAAAGCGGATAGCATCATCGTCAACCCGATCTACCCGCCCGAATACAAAGACTTCATTCTGGTATTCCCTGCTGACTCGGGAGTGCAGCCGCTTTACATCGTGATGAACGTCCGTCGAAAGCCAGGCACTGTTACAGGCCAAGGGCAGGACGTAGTAGGAATCTGGCTTGCAGGCACTGGTGTGGGGCTTGGCGTGCCTGTTCCCTCACAGATCGCAGACCAACTGAGGGGACGGGAATTCAAGGACTTCGACACTTTCCGACAAACCTTCTGGGAGTTTGTAGCCAAAGACCCAGAGCTAAGTCAGCAATTCAACGAACGTAATCTCAAAGGCATGCTAAATGGTCTGGCACCTGTTACACCGAGGGCCGGACATGCAGGAAAGCGAATCGCATTCGAGCTGCACCACATCGAACTAATCAAGGATGGTGGTGCGGTATACGATACCGACAACATCAATGTCGTCACCCCAAGACGCCATATCGACATTCACCGAGGAGTTGAGTAA
- a CDS encoding ABC transporter permease → MTTRSNELPAPRSLSRPRPIPFNPTWRRRLKGLALPLLIVVALEFIVRIGWLPSYQMPAPSEIALTLTDLAEGALWKHIGASLIRVLLGFAIGASLALVFAAWVGLSREAEAYLEPTFAALRSIPSLAWVPLLLLWLGIDETSKIVLIAIGAFFPVYVNVVAAIRNIDRKLVEVGHIYGFSRWQLVRRILLPAALPGLFTGLRSGMSLAWMFLVAAELIAATKGLGYLLSDGRETSRPDIVLAAIIVLALLGKLSDGLLALLERRWLAWRDTFTGQEAKA, encoded by the coding sequence ATGACCACTCGCAGTAACGAACTGCCCGCGCCTCGGAGCTTGTCGAGGCCGCGCCCTATCCCCTTCAACCCAACGTGGCGACGGCGCTTGAAAGGTCTGGCCCTGCCGCTGCTGATCGTGGTCGCACTCGAGTTCATCGTGCGCATCGGCTGGCTGCCGTCCTACCAGATGCCCGCCCCCAGCGAGATCGCCCTGACCCTCACCGACCTCGCCGAAGGGGCCTTGTGGAAACACATCGGCGCCAGCCTGATTCGCGTATTGCTCGGGTTTGCGATTGGCGCCAGCCTGGCGCTGGTGTTTGCCGCCTGGGTCGGCCTGAGCCGCGAGGCCGAGGCGTATCTGGAACCGACGTTCGCCGCCCTGCGCTCGATTCCGAGTCTGGCCTGGGTGCCGCTGTTGCTGCTGTGGCTGGGCATCGATGAAACGTCGAAAATCGTGCTGATCGCCATCGGTGCGTTCTTTCCGGTGTACGTCAACGTGGTCGCGGCAATTCGCAACATCGATCGCAAACTGGTGGAGGTCGGGCACATCTATGGCTTCAGCCGCTGGCAATTGGTTCGGCGGATTCTGTTGCCCGCCGCCCTCCCCGGCCTGTTCACCGGGTTGCGCAGCGGCATGAGCCTGGCATGGATGTTTCTGGTGGCCGCCGAGCTGATCGCTGCGACCAAGGGCCTGGGTTATCTGCTCAGCGACGGACGTGAAACTTCGCGGCCGGACATCGTGCTGGCGGCAATCATCGTGCTCGCCCTGCTCGGCAAACTCAGCGACGGATTGCTTGCGCTGCTGGAGCGCCGCTGGCTGGCCTGGCGCGACACGTTCACCGGCCAAGAGGCGAAGGCGTGA
- a CDS encoding aliphatic sulfonate ABC transporter substrate-binding protein has product MTSFLPLSRLKTLLVASAMALSLQPLAHAAETAPAEVHLDYAYYSPVSLVLKHFGFLEKALPQTTVSWVLSQGSNRSLEYLNSGGVDFASSASLAAVLSRANGSPIKSVYVYSRAEWTALVVRKDSPYQSVADLKGKKIAATKGTDPYLFTLRSLQQAGLKKDDVELVHLQHPDGRTALEKGDVDAWAGLDPHMAASQVQAGSRLLYRNPAFNSYGVVSVTEQYAKEHPQTIDTVIKAYEQAREWALKNPDEFAALLAKESGLPLDVAKLQLSRTDLSNPQLTANDVQASKAAAPILVSEELVRRGVNVDQVIDQLLDSGVQQAVARQ; this is encoded by the coding sequence ATGACATCGTTCTTACCGCTTTCCCGACTCAAAACGCTGCTGGTCGCCAGCGCCATGGCACTGAGCCTGCAACCGCTGGCCCACGCTGCAGAAACCGCGCCCGCCGAGGTTCATCTGGATTACGCCTACTACTCACCCGTGAGCCTGGTGCTCAAGCATTTCGGCTTCCTCGAAAAAGCCCTGCCGCAGACCACAGTCAGTTGGGTGCTCAGCCAGGGCAGTAACCGTTCGCTGGAATATCTGAACAGCGGCGGCGTCGATTTCGCCTCCAGCGCCAGCCTCGCCGCCGTGCTGAGCCGCGCCAACGGCAGCCCGATCAAATCGGTCTATGTCTACAGCCGCGCCGAATGGACCGCATTGGTGGTGCGCAAGGATTCGCCGTACCAGAGTGTCGCCGACCTCAAGGGCAAGAAAATCGCCGCCACCAAAGGCACCGATCCTTATCTGTTCACCCTGCGCAGCCTGCAACAGGCCGGGCTGAAAAAAGACGACGTGGAACTGGTCCACCTGCAACACCCGGACGGCCGCACCGCGCTGGAAAAGGGTGACGTCGATGCATGGGCCGGCCTTGACCCGCACATGGCCGCCAGCCAGGTGCAGGCCGGTTCGCGCCTGCTGTACCGCAACCCGGCGTTCAACAGTTATGGCGTGGTCAGCGTCACCGAGCAGTACGCCAAGGAACATCCGCAGACCATCGACACCGTGATCAAAGCCTACGAGCAGGCGCGGGAATGGGCGTTGAAAAACCCCGACGAGTTCGCCGCCCTGCTCGCCAAAGAGTCCGGCCTGCCGCTGGACGTGGCCAAACTGCAGCTGTCGCGCACTGACCTGAGCAACCCGCAGCTGACCGCCAACGACGTGCAGGCATCCAAGGCGGCGGCGCCGATTCTGGTCTCCGAGGAATTGGTACGGCGTGGAGTGAATGTCGATCAAGTCATCGATCAGTTGCTCGACAGTGGCGTGCAGCAAGCCGTCGCCCGCCAGTAA
- a CDS encoding ABC transporter substrate-binding protein: protein MKRFRFLRTTLIAGLFAAPFSYAAEPLVLHVGDQNYYNIRASIEASGVLKDAPYRVDWKHFQAAAPLAEALQTGSLDLGFLGDSGFLFLAAKQAPVKLIGVSRQNPDTIALLVPKDSPVKTIADLKDKKVAYWPGAWSQQLTLRALEQGGLPENYVDFVKLMPIDAAAALPQGSIDAFPVWEPYISQQIVFSGARPILTAKNLMPGLSAIAASAPSIDSKREAIADFLRRLKQARVWVDSHTDEYADVWAKKANLDQQVSRHWLRQAHMTIGPVDQQAAADLQSTADFLFKVKALPSPLATAGIIDTSFQQALAD, encoded by the coding sequence ATGAAGCGCTTCCGATTCCTCCGCACCACATTGATTGCTGGACTGTTCGCCGCACCATTTTCCTACGCCGCTGAGCCCTTGGTTCTGCACGTCGGTGATCAGAACTACTACAACATCCGCGCCTCGATAGAAGCCTCCGGTGTATTGAAAGACGCGCCTTACCGCGTCGACTGGAAGCATTTCCAGGCTGCGGCACCATTGGCCGAGGCGTTGCAGACCGGGTCGCTGGATCTGGGCTTTCTCGGGGATTCCGGTTTCCTGTTTCTCGCCGCCAAACAGGCACCGGTGAAATTGATCGGTGTGTCGCGGCAGAACCCGGACACCATCGCGCTGCTGGTGCCGAAAGATTCACCGGTGAAAACCATCGCCGATCTGAAGGACAAGAAGGTCGCTTACTGGCCCGGGGCCTGGAGCCAACAATTGACCTTGCGGGCGCTGGAGCAGGGCGGTCTGCCGGAAAATTACGTCGACTTCGTCAAGTTGATGCCGATCGATGCGGCGGCTGCGTTGCCACAGGGCAGCATCGACGCGTTCCCGGTGTGGGAACCGTACATCTCCCAACAAATCGTATTTTCTGGCGCGCGGCCGATCCTCACCGCGAAAAACCTGATGCCGGGCCTCAGCGCCATTGCGGCGTCGGCGCCGTCAATCGACAGCAAACGCGAAGCAATCGCCGATTTTCTCCGGCGTTTGAAGCAGGCTCGGGTCTGGGTCGACAGCCATACCGACGAGTACGCTGACGTGTGGGCGAAGAAGGCCAACCTCGATCAGCAGGTGTCGCGGCACTGGTTGCGTCAGGCGCACATGACGATCGGCCCGGTGGATCAACAGGCCGCAGCCGACCTGCAAAGCACTGCGGATTTCCTGTTCAAGGTCAAGGCATTGCCGTCGCCGCTGGCCACTGCCGGGATCATCGATACCTCGTTTCAACAGGCACTGGCTGACTGA
- a CDS encoding polysaccharide deacetylase family protein, translated as MKYAFNLLCAAAIALGLAGCIAAPIEMTAQTATRLKAQAPVRFLLTFDDGPSASSFWNPSATVLDSLKTNPVQPDIKAVFFVQTRAPRAGNSEIGRGIMRREHAEGHILGFHTATHWHTNHRLLDPQELEQSLTNGTADIAAITGAAPVLLRPPFWNYDKRTFAAYQQHGLHVLLTDLSANDGKIWGFNASPRRRANMLRQLSEVRERIALGEFPTVDGVIPVVVTFHDLNRYTARHTREYLQILLDSAAATGVRLADKPFYDDHAALEKAALARTVQQSSEPVQLPGMWNWVWDHDAH; from the coding sequence ATGAAATACGCGTTCAACCTTCTCTGTGCAGCGGCCATCGCGCTTGGGCTGGCCGGCTGCATTGCGGCGCCCATCGAGATGACCGCGCAAACCGCAACCCGCCTCAAGGCCCAGGCCCCGGTGCGGTTTCTGCTGACGTTTGATGACGGCCCGAGCGCTTCGAGCTTCTGGAACCCGTCGGCGACGGTGCTCGACAGCCTCAAGACCAACCCGGTGCAACCGGACATCAAGGCGGTGTTCTTCGTCCAGACCCGTGCGCCCCGGGCCGGCAACAGTGAGATCGGGCGCGGCATCATGCGTCGCGAGCACGCCGAAGGACACATCCTGGGGTTCCACACCGCCACCCATTGGCACACCAATCATCGCTTGCTCGACCCACAGGAACTGGAGCAGTCATTGACCAACGGCACGGCGGATATCGCCGCGATCACCGGGGCTGCACCGGTCCTGCTGCGGCCGCCGTTCTGGAATTACGACAAACGCACGTTCGCCGCCTATCAGCAGCACGGTCTGCACGTGTTATTGACCGATCTGAGCGCCAACGACGGCAAGATCTGGGGCTTCAACGCCAGCCCCAGGCGGCGGGCGAACATGCTGCGGCAGCTATCGGAAGTCCGCGAACGGATTGCCCTCGGCGAATTTCCCACCGTGGACGGGGTGATTCCGGTGGTGGTGACCTTTCATGACCTCAACCGCTATACCGCGCGACATACCCGCGAATACCTGCAAATCCTCCTCGACAGTGCCGCAGCCACTGGCGTGAGGCTGGCGGACAAACCGTTTTACGATGATCACGCGGCGCTGGAGAAGGCAGCGCTGGCACGCACGGTTCAGCAAAGTTCGGAGCCGGTGCAGCTACCGGGAATGTGGAACTGGGTCTGGGACCATGACGCGCACTGA
- a CDS encoding DUF1652 domain-containing protein yields MLAIADICRIVESGFPPLECECTQVEQGLLRIKVYEPDSGRVELLLNGVSPEHLVTIRDISNFIGELRTEMSAGRRAFAG; encoded by the coding sequence ATGCTAGCCATTGCCGACATTTGCCGGATAGTCGAATCCGGCTTTCCGCCACTTGAGTGCGAATGCACCCAAGTGGAGCAAGGACTGTTGCGGATCAAGGTTTACGAACCAGACTCCGGACGGGTCGAGTTGTTGCTCAATGGTGTGTCGCCGGAACACCTGGTGACGATCCGCGATATTTCCAACTTCATCGGCGAATTGCGCACGGAAATGAGCGCCGGACGCCGAGCGTTCGCCGGTTGA
- a CDS encoding NUDIX hydrolase produces MKVRATVICEQDRHVLLVRKPRCRWTLPGGKVEPGETKVGAATRELQEETALAAEQMLYLMELQSGSTQHHVYEASVPDLEQLRPQNEITECIWHPLDAVQNLPTSDATLRIVQAFQRRL; encoded by the coding sequence ATGAAAGTACGCGCCACCGTCATTTGCGAGCAGGATCGACACGTTCTCCTGGTGCGAAAACCCAGATGCCGCTGGACATTGCCCGGCGGCAAGGTCGAGCCCGGAGAAACCAAAGTCGGGGCGGCAACGCGCGAGCTGCAGGAAGAAACCGCACTGGCTGCCGAGCAGATGTTGTACTTGATGGAGTTGCAGAGCGGCAGCACCCAGCATCATGTCTACGAGGCCTCGGTGCCGGACCTTGAGCAATTGCGCCCGCAAAACGAGATCACCGAATGCATCTGGCATCCGCTGGATGCCGTGCAGAATCTGCCCACCAGCGACGCAACGCTGCGCATCGTGCAGGCATTTCAGCGGCGTTTGTGA
- a CDS encoding DUF2188 domain-containing protein, translating to MSIPVLNKMHMNGYDVLSVNNGPWRVCTQGDRLASFGSREEALAYAAALPGYKQRSARARSHTAS from the coding sequence ATGAGCATTCCTGTACTGAACAAGATGCACATGAACGGCTACGACGTACTCAGCGTAAACAATGGCCCATGGCGGGTTTGTACCCAGGGCGACCGGCTTGCGTCGTTTGGTAGCAGAGAAGAGGCGCTGGCTTACGCCGCCGCGTTGCCGGGTTACAAACAACGCTCGGCGCGGGCGCGAAGTCACACCGCAAGTTGA
- a CDS encoding LysR substrate-binding domain-containing protein, with protein sequence MNPRTLTPSMSLLLAFEAAARHESYTRAAHELSLTQSAVSRQVQILEKMLGMRLFSREGRQVVLTDVGRMYQRELAEALGQIRSATLQAMAFGSGIHSLRLATLPTFGSKWLLPRLKDFYTAHPGMTVHLHSRIEAIDFDTSEIDAAICVGGGEWPGLSALPLHTEELVVIASAQLSAAERLDAEQQIAGQLLLNVSSNAQAWAEWFTHHGLPHRSMRIGPSFEMTSHLIQAVRANIGVGLVPRILVEDELLNGELLQLGKPITSRRSYYLVYPPRNEALPSLKAFRDWLVDTL encoded by the coding sequence ATGAATCCGCGAACCCTCACCCCTTCCATGTCGTTGTTGCTGGCCTTCGAGGCCGCCGCACGCCATGAAAGCTACACCCGTGCCGCCCACGAACTGTCGCTGACGCAAAGCGCGGTCAGCCGTCAGGTGCAGATTCTGGAAAAGATGCTCGGCATGCGCCTGTTCAGCCGCGAAGGCCGGCAAGTGGTGCTGACCGATGTCGGGCGCATGTATCAGCGCGAACTGGCCGAAGCCCTCGGGCAGATCCGCAGCGCGACCTTGCAGGCCATGGCGTTTGGTTCGGGCATTCACAGCCTGCGCCTGGCGACGCTGCCAACGTTTGGCTCGAAATGGCTACTGCCACGGCTCAAGGATTTCTACACCGCACACCCGGGAATGACCGTGCACTTGCATTCGCGGATCGAAGCGATCGACTTCGACACCAGCGAGATCGACGCGGCGATCTGTGTGGGTGGTGGTGAATGGCCGGGGCTGAGCGCCCTGCCGCTGCACACCGAAGAACTGGTGGTGATCGCCAGTGCGCAGTTGTCGGCAGCCGAACGTCTGGACGCTGAACAGCAGATTGCCGGACAACTGCTGCTCAATGTCAGCAGCAATGCCCAGGCCTGGGCTGAATGGTTCACTCATCACGGCCTGCCGCACCGCAGCATGCGCATCGGGCCGAGCTTTGAAATGACCTCGCACTTGATTCAGGCGGTTCGGGCCAATATCGGCGTGGGGCTGGTACCGCGGATTCTGGTTGAGGATGAATTGCTAAACGGCGAGCTGCTGCAACTGGGGAAACCGATCACCAGTCGGCGCAGCTATTACCTGGTGTATCCGCCGCGTAATGAGGCGTTGCCGTCGCTGAAGGCGTTTCGGGATTGGTTGGTGGACACGCTGTGA
- a CDS encoding FAD-binding and (Fe-S)-binding domain-containing protein: protein MIAQLSPATALTADYQQFLNALKASGFRGEISADYASRVVLATDNSIYQRLPQAAVFPMDAEDVARVARLIAEPAYQKVVITPRGGGTGTNGQSLTDGIVVDLSRHMNRILEINVEQRWVRVQAGVVKDQLNAALKSAGLFFAPELSTSNRATVGGMINTDASGQGSCTYGKTRDHVLELDMILHGGERLHGAALAEDDLAALCAREDRVGEVYRCARQIIDEQGELIKQRFPDLNRCLTGYDLAHLREADNRFNLNSVLCGAEGSLGFVVEARLNVLPIPKHTMLVNIRYAGFMDALRDARALMALKPLSIETVDSKVLLLAMQDIVWHGVAEYFPQSAERPTLGINLVEFCGDDPDDLQRRVLAFLEHLSSDATVERLGHTLAVGQAAVNKVYGMRKRAVGLLGNVAGEARPQPFVEDTAVPPQHLAEYIAELRELLDSHDLQYGMFGHVDAGVLHVRPILDMKDPQQAALVRPVSDGVAALTQRYGGLLWGEHGKGLRSEYAPAFFGELYPALQALKAAFDPFNQFNPGKIATPANSGATLLKIDEVTLRGELDRQIDEKVWQSYGAALHCNGNGACYNFDPDDAMCPSWKATRERAQSPKGRASLIREWLRLQGEAGVDVLSDAIRRPGFFSNLWMRWRNSRSQGADFSHEVYDAMAGCLACKSCAGQCPVKVNVPEFRSRFLELYHTRYLRPARDYLIASLEYSIPYMARIPALYNGLMGASVVRKLLERLGGMVDVPLLSRFDFHAALRRWNVQPATVAKLSALTPAQRERSVVLVQDAFTRYFEAPLLADLLELISRLGYQVHLAPFSANGKPLHVQGFLSAFNRAALRNAQQLRELADVGVPLVGLDPAMTLVYRQEYLKVPGLQECPEVALVQEWLLKVMPEQTGTDAAQPFRLLAHCTEKTNAPAATRQWEQVFERVGLKLATQATGCCGMSGTYGHEARNRETSAVIYEQSWARQVEAPAERGEALATGYSCRSQVKRQSDRALRHPLQVLLEVVRR from the coding sequence ATGATTGCCCAGCTGTCGCCCGCCACCGCATTGACCGCCGATTACCAGCAGTTCCTCAACGCCCTGAAAGCCAGCGGTTTTCGCGGTGAAATCAGTGCCGATTACGCCAGCCGCGTGGTACTCGCCACGGATAACTCGATCTACCAGCGCCTGCCGCAAGCGGCGGTGTTTCCGATGGACGCCGAGGATGTGGCGCGGGTCGCTCGACTGATCGCCGAGCCGGCTTACCAGAAAGTGGTGATCACCCCGCGTGGCGGCGGCACCGGCACCAACGGCCAGTCGCTGACCGATGGCATCGTTGTCGACCTGTCGCGGCACATGAACCGTATTCTGGAAATCAACGTCGAGCAGCGCTGGGTGCGAGTGCAGGCCGGGGTGGTCAAGGATCAGCTCAACGCCGCGCTGAAGTCCGCCGGGCTGTTCTTCGCTCCGGAGCTGTCGACCTCCAACCGTGCCACCGTCGGCGGCATGATCAACACCGACGCCAGCGGTCAGGGCAGTTGCACCTACGGCAAGACCCGTGACCACGTGCTGGAACTCGACATGATCCTGCACGGCGGCGAGCGCCTGCACGGTGCCGCACTGGCAGAAGATGATCTGGCAGCGCTGTGCGCCCGCGAAGACCGGGTCGGCGAAGTCTACCGTTGCGCGCGGCAGATCATCGATGAGCAGGGCGAACTGATCAAACAACGCTTTCCGGATCTCAACCGCTGCCTGACCGGCTACGACCTGGCGCACCTGCGCGAGGCCGACAATCGCTTCAACCTCAACAGCGTGCTGTGCGGCGCCGAAGGCTCGCTGGGGTTTGTGGTCGAGGCCAGGCTCAACGTACTGCCGATCCCCAAACACACCATGCTGGTGAACATCCGCTACGCCGGGTTCATGGACGCATTGCGTGATGCCCGGGCGCTGATGGCGCTCAAGCCGCTGTCGATTGAAACCGTCGACTCGAAAGTATTGTTGCTGGCGATGCAGGACATCGTCTGGCACGGCGTCGCCGAATACTTCCCGCAAAGCGCTGAACGGCCGACGCTGGGGATCAACCTGGTGGAGTTCTGCGGTGATGATCCTGACGATCTGCAGCGCCGGGTCCTAGCCTTCCTCGAACACTTGAGCAGCGACGCCACGGTTGAACGCCTGGGCCATACGCTGGCGGTCGGGCAGGCGGCGGTGAACAAGGTGTATGGCATGCGCAAACGGGCGGTGGGCCTGCTCGGCAATGTCGCCGGTGAAGCGCGGCCGCAGCCGTTTGTCGAAGACACGGCGGTGCCGCCGCAGCACCTGGCCGAGTACATCGCCGAGCTGCGCGAGCTGCTCGACAGCCACGATTTGCAGTACGGCATGTTCGGCCATGTCGATGCCGGCGTGTTGCATGTACGGCCGATTCTCGACATGAAAGACCCGCAGCAAGCGGCGCTGGTGCGCCCGGTGTCCGATGGCGTGGCAGCGCTGACCCAGCGCTACGGCGGCCTGTTGTGGGGCGAGCACGGCAAAGGCTTGCGTTCGGAATACGCGCCGGCGTTTTTCGGCGAGCTGTACCCGGCGCTGCAAGCATTGAAAGCCGCGTTCGACCCGTTCAACCAGTTCAACCCGGGCAAGATCGCCACCCCGGCCAACAGCGGCGCGACGCTGTTGAAGATCGACGAGGTGACCCTGCGTGGCGAACTGGATCGGCAGATCGACGAGAAAGTCTGGCAAAGCTACGGCGCGGCCCTGCATTGCAACGGCAACGGCGCCTGCTACAACTTCGATCCTGATGACGCCATGTGCCCGTCGTGGAAGGCCACTCGCGAGCGTGCGCAATCGCCCAAGGGCCGCGCATCGCTGATCCGCGAATGGCTACGATTGCAGGGCGAGGCGGGCGTGGATGTGCTGTCCGATGCGATCCGTCGTCCGGGTTTTTTCAGCAACTTGTGGATGCGCTGGCGCAACAGTCGCAGCCAGGGCGCTGACTTTTCCCATGAGGTCTACGACGCCATGGCCGGTTGCCTGGCGTGCAAATCCTGCGCGGGCCAGTGCCCGGTCAAGGTCAATGTGCCGGAGTTCCGTTCGCGCTTTCTCGAGCTGTATCACACTCGTTATCTGCGCCCGGCGCGGGATTATCTGATCGCGTCGTTGGAGTACAGCATCCCGTACATGGCGCGGATTCCGGCGCTGTACAACGGTTTGATGGGCGCCTCGGTTGTCCGCAAGTTGCTGGAGCGCCTCGGCGGCATGGTCGATGTGCCGCTGCTCAGTCGCTTTGATTTCCACGCGGCGTTGCGGCGCTGGAATGTGCAGCCGGCGACGGTTGCCAAACTGTCGGCGCTGACCCCGGCGCAACGCGAGCGCAGTGTGGTGCTGGTGCAGGACGCGTTCACCCGTTACTTCGAGGCGCCGCTGCTGGCGGATCTGCTGGAGCTGATTTCGCGGCTGGGCTATCAGGTGCATCTGGCGCCGTTCAGTGCCAATGGCAAGCCGCTGCATGTGCAGGGCTTCCTATCGGCGTTCAACCGCGCGGCGTTGCGCAATGCGCAGCAACTGCGTGAGCTGGCGGATGTCGGCGTGCCGTTGGTGGGGCTGGACCCGGCGATGACCCTGGTCTATCGCCAGGAATACCTGAAAGTACCCGGCCTGCAGGAATGCCCGGAAGTCGCGCTGGTTCAGGAATGGCTGCTCAAGGTGATGCCAGAGCAGACCGGTACCGACGCGGCCCAGCCATTCCGCCTGCTGGCGCACTGCACCGAAAAAACCAACGCACCGGCCGCCACGCGGCAGTGGGAACAGGTGTTCGAACGGGTCGGGTTGAAACTGGCGACGCAGGCCACCGGTTGCTGTGGCATGTCCGGCACTTATGGCCACGAGGCGCGCAATCGCGAAACCTCGGCGGTGATCTACGAGCAATCCTGGGCCAGGCAGGTTGAGGCGCCGGCCGAACGTGGTGAGGCGCTGGCCACCGGTTATTCGTGCCGCAGTCAGGTCAAGCGCCAGTCGGATCGGGCGTTGCGCCATCCGTTGCAGGTGTTGCTTGAGGTGGTACGTCGCTGA
- a CDS encoding paraquat-inducible protein A — MKRPPTASELNLCLCHSCGLACDMTDEPHECPRCEAPLHRRKTNSLTRTWAYMFAALAFYVPANLLPVMNTVMLGNGADSTIMSGVLEFWEGGAWDIALIIFIASIAVPGIKFVALTLLLITVQRNSGWARRERSKLFRFVELIGYWSMLDVLVVALVAALVKFQALGDIEPRPGILFFGLVVVFTMLSAMSFDPRLIWDNAPDDEPLSDVPPQATPATDGATPDPTGA, encoded by the coding sequence ATGAAGCGACCACCGACCGCCAGCGAACTCAACCTGTGCCTGTGCCACAGCTGCGGACTGGCCTGCGACATGACCGACGAGCCGCACGAATGCCCGCGCTGCGAGGCACCGTTGCATCGGCGCAAGACCAACTCCCTGACCCGCACCTGGGCCTACATGTTCGCTGCGCTGGCGTTTTACGTGCCAGCCAATCTGCTGCCGGTGATGAACACCGTGATGCTCGGCAATGGCGCCGACAGCACGATCATGAGCGGCGTGCTGGAGTTCTGGGAAGGTGGTGCGTGGGACATCGCCCTGATCATCTTTATCGCCAGTATTGCGGTGCCGGGGATCAAGTTCGTCGCCCTGACGCTGCTGCTGATCACCGTGCAGCGCAACAGTGGCTGGGCGCGCCGTGAGCGCTCGAAGCTGTTCCGTTTCGTCGAGCTGATCGGCTATTGGTCGATGCTCGACGTGCTGGTGGTCGCGCTGGTCGCGGCGCTGGTGAAGTTCCAGGCGCTGGGCGATATCGAACCACGACCGGGCATTCTGTTCTTCGGCCTGGTCGTGGTGTTCACCATGCTCTCGGCGATGAGTTTCGATCCACGGTTGATCTGGGACAACGCTCCGGACGATGAACCGCTCAGCGACGTACCACCTCAAGCAACACCTGCAACGGATGGCGCAACGCCCGATCCGACTGGCGCTTGA